In Zingiber officinale cultivar Zhangliang chromosome 1A, Zo_v1.1, whole genome shotgun sequence, a genomic segment contains:
- the LOC122000387 gene encoding vacuolar-processing enzyme-like produces the protein MAFPSFNTADSYGRLEEGSNKKKEILLEITEMMMHRAHLDNSIELIGNLIFGSVVAPSVLKTVRPSGQALVDDWVQAFESHYGSLTQYVMKYMRAFANICNEGVSKDAMEEACGNVCGSYNSAKWSPFIHGYSA, from the exons ATGGCA TTTCCATCTTTCAACACTGCAGATTCT TATGGAAGATTAGAGGAAGGGTCAAACAAAAAGAAGGAAATTCTCTTGGAGATCACTGAGATGATGATGCACAGAGCACACCTTGACAATAGCATCGAACTCATCGGCAATCTAATTTTTGGATCGGTTGTTGCACCTTCAGTCCTCAAAACTGTGAGGCCATCTGGTCAGGCTCTGGTTGATGATTGG GTCCAAGCATTCGAGTCGCATTATGGATCGCTCACTCAATATGTCATGAAGTATATGCGAGCTTTCGCAAACATATGTAATGAGGGTGTCTCGAAGGATGCGATGGAAGAAGCTTGTGGTAATGTTTGTGGAAGCTACAACTCAGCTAAGTGGAGTCCCTTTATCCATGGCTACAGTGCATGA